The Catenuloplanes niger genome includes a window with the following:
- a CDS encoding adenylosuccinate synthase, whose protein sequence is MPAIVLLGAQWGDEGKGKVTDLLGERVDYVVRYSGGNNAGHTVITPDGQKYALHLMPSGALSPNAIIVIGNGVVVDPKILLQEIDGLNERGVDVSRLRISGDAHLIMPHHRALDRVVERYLGSSRIGTTGRGIGPAYGDKVARMGIRVQDLLDPGILRKKLELALREKNQILFKVYNRKAMDVDAVVEEYLGYAERLKQYIAETRTILWDALDRGENVLLEGAQATMLDMDHGTYPFVTSSNPTAGGACVGAGIPPTAITKVIAVSKAYTTRVGSGPFPTELFDEFGQHLRKIGHEYGTTTGRERRCGWFDAVVARYASRLNGVTDLVVTKLDVLSGLEKVPICVGYEIDGERVDDMPMTQTDFHHAKPVYEELDGWWEDISQARTEAELPKNARRYIARIEELCNTRVSVVGVGPGRDENVVRHQLI, encoded by the coding sequence ATGCCAGCGATAGTGCTTCTCGGCGCGCAATGGGGCGACGAGGGCAAGGGCAAGGTTACCGACCTGCTGGGCGAGCGGGTCGACTACGTGGTGCGGTACTCCGGCGGCAACAACGCCGGCCACACCGTGATCACTCCCGACGGCCAGAAGTATGCCCTTCACCTCATGCCGTCCGGCGCGCTGTCGCCGAACGCGATCATCGTGATCGGCAACGGCGTCGTGGTCGACCCCAAGATCCTCCTTCAGGAGATCGACGGCCTCAACGAGCGCGGCGTCGACGTGTCCCGGCTGCGGATCTCCGGTGACGCGCACCTGATCATGCCGCACCACCGGGCGCTGGACCGGGTGGTGGAGCGCTACCTCGGCTCGTCCCGGATCGGCACCACCGGGCGCGGCATCGGCCCGGCCTACGGCGACAAGGTCGCGCGGATGGGCATCCGCGTGCAGGACCTGCTCGACCCGGGCATCCTGCGCAAGAAGCTCGAGCTGGCGCTGCGCGAGAAGAACCAGATCCTGTTCAAGGTCTACAACCGCAAGGCGATGGACGTGGACGCGGTGGTCGAGGAGTACCTCGGCTACGCGGAGCGGCTGAAGCAGTACATCGCGGAGACCCGGACGATCCTCTGGGACGCGCTGGACCGCGGCGAGAACGTGCTGCTCGAGGGCGCCCAGGCGACCATGCTGGACATGGACCACGGCACGTATCCGTTCGTGACGTCGTCGAACCCGACCGCGGGTGGCGCGTGCGTGGGCGCGGGCATCCCGCCGACCGCGATCACCAAGGTCATCGCGGTGAGCAAGGCGTACACCACGCGCGTCGGTTCCGGCCCGTTCCCGACCGAGCTGTTCGACGAGTTCGGCCAGCACCTGCGCAAGATCGGCCACGAGTACGGCACGACCACCGGCCGCGAGCGCCGCTGCGGCTGGTTCGACGCGGTCGTCGCGCGGTACGCCTCCCGGCTGAACGGCGTCACCGATCTGGTGGTGACGAAACTGGACGTCCTCTCCGGACTGGAGAAGGTGCCGATCTGCGTCGGCTACGAGATCGACGGCGAGCGCGTCGACGACATGCCGATGACGCAGACCGACTTCCACCACGCCAAGCCGGTCTACGAGGAGCTGGACGGCTGGTGGGAGGACATCTCCCAGGCCCGCACCGAGGCGGAGCTGCCGAAGAACGCGCGCCGGTACATCGCGCGGATCGAGGAGCTGTGCAACACCCGGGTCAGTGTGGTCGGCGTCGGTCCGGGCCGCGACGAGAACGTGGTCCGGCACCAGCTGATCTGA
- a CDS encoding polysaccharide pyruvyl transferase family protein — MLDRTGPTVGVLGSYGGLNLGDEAILTSLLDDLRNRRPDARILVFSRHPENTKAKHPNVEVVGWEGISRQATATSLGELDLLILGGGGILYNTEARRYLRVAKAAQERGVPVFTYALGAGPLTEETDCAIVREVLSEAVEVTVRDEESRLVLEEAGVTRTIHVTADPALLLDPEDFSDDMLRTEGIPAGRRLVGMSVREPGKAAEHLDEESYHQLLAQMGDFLVHRLDARLLFVPMERDDIRHSHAVLSHMTAVQDCRVLYGDYRPRQVLGLMRHLDLAVGMRLHFLIFSALSGVPFLPLPYAGKVFDFAQQAGAPALRGVMRESAGPLLAQVDRLWDERPERVADTSERMSGLRVRSRETGERLGAVLENIRPRTLIAA, encoded by the coding sequence GTGCTCGACAGAACGGGACCTACCGTAGGCGTGCTCGGCTCGTACGGCGGACTCAACCTCGGGGACGAGGCGATCCTCACCAGCCTGCTCGACGATCTGCGCAACCGGCGCCCGGACGCCCGGATCCTGGTCTTCTCCCGGCATCCGGAGAACACGAAGGCGAAGCACCCGAACGTCGAGGTGGTCGGCTGGGAGGGGATCAGCCGGCAGGCGACGGCGACCTCGCTCGGCGAACTCGACCTGCTGATCCTCGGCGGCGGCGGAATCCTGTACAACACCGAGGCGCGGCGCTACCTGCGAGTGGCCAAGGCGGCCCAGGAGCGTGGCGTGCCGGTCTTCACGTACGCGCTCGGCGCCGGCCCGCTCACCGAGGAGACGGACTGCGCCATCGTGCGGGAGGTGCTCTCCGAGGCGGTCGAGGTCACGGTCCGGGACGAGGAGTCCCGGCTGGTCCTCGAGGAGGCCGGCGTCACCCGCACCATCCACGTGACCGCGGACCCGGCGCTGCTGCTGGACCCGGAGGACTTCAGCGACGACATGCTGCGGACGGAGGGCATCCCGGCCGGGCGGCGCCTGGTCGGCATGAGCGTCCGCGAGCCCGGCAAGGCCGCGGAGCACCTGGACGAGGAGTCCTACCACCAGCTGCTCGCGCAGATGGGCGACTTCCTGGTGCACCGGCTGGACGCGCGGCTGCTCTTCGTGCCGATGGAGCGCGACGACATCCGGCACTCGCACGCGGTGCTCTCGCACATGACCGCGGTGCAGGACTGCCGCGTGCTCTACGGCGACTACCGCCCACGCCAGGTGCTCGGCCTGATGCGGCACCTGGACCTGGCGGTCGGCATGCGCCTGCACTTCCTGATCTTCAGCGCGCTCAGCGGCGTGCCGTTCCTGCCGCTGCCGTACGCCGGGAAGGTCTTCGACTTCGCCCAGCAGGCCGGCGCACCGGCTCTCCGCGGCGTGATGCGCGAGTCGGCCGGCCCGCTGCTCGCGCAGGTCGACCGGCTCTGGGACGAACGGCCCGAACGGGTCGCGGACACCAGTGAGCGCATGTCCGGGCTGCGCGTCCGCTCCCGGGAGACCGGCGAACGGCTCGGCGCGGTCCTGGAGAACATCCGCCCGCGGACACTGATCGCCGCGTAG
- the purD gene encoding phosphoribosylamine--glycine ligase, with the protein MRVLLIGSGGREHALAIGLAADPSVERLVAAPGNPGIAQHAELREVAATDPAAVAALAVEVGADLVVIGPEAPLVAGVADAVRAKGIAAFGPSAAAAQLEGSKTFAKDVMSAAGVPTARAFTCTTPAEAAAALDEFGAPYVVKDDGLAAGKGVVVTDDRDAALAHAAECGRVVIEEYLAGPEVSLFVVTDGEAALPLMPAQDFKRVGDGDAGPNTGGMGAYTPLPWAPDGLVDRVMAEVVTPTLAEMRKRGTPFSGLLYVGLAITEAGPRVIEFNARFGDPETQVVLAMLTTPLAGLLHAAATGELAAHPPLTWRDGAAVTVVVASEGYPEAPRTGGVLTGAERPGVIHAGTKRRDDGALVSSGGRVVCATATGADLTAARTAAYALVEGIELAGSHHRTDIALAAAERRVTV; encoded by the coding sequence GTGCGCGTACTTCTCATCGGTTCCGGAGGGCGTGAACACGCCCTCGCCATCGGCCTCGCGGCCGACCCCTCGGTCGAGCGGCTGGTCGCGGCGCCGGGCAACCCCGGCATCGCCCAGCACGCCGAGCTGCGCGAGGTGGCCGCGACCGACCCGGCCGCGGTCGCGGCGCTCGCCGTCGAGGTGGGCGCCGACCTGGTCGTGATCGGCCCGGAGGCGCCGCTGGTGGCCGGCGTGGCGGACGCGGTGCGGGCCAAGGGCATCGCCGCCTTCGGCCCGTCCGCCGCGGCCGCGCAACTGGAGGGCTCGAAGACGTTCGCCAAGGACGTGATGTCCGCGGCCGGCGTGCCGACCGCGCGCGCGTTCACCTGCACCACGCCGGCCGAGGCCGCGGCCGCGCTGGACGAGTTCGGCGCGCCGTACGTGGTGAAGGACGACGGCCTCGCCGCGGGCAAGGGCGTCGTGGTCACGGACGACCGGGACGCGGCGCTCGCCCACGCGGCCGAGTGCGGCCGGGTCGTCATCGAGGAGTACCTCGCCGGTCCCGAGGTCTCGCTGTTCGTGGTGACCGACGGCGAGGCGGCGCTGCCGCTGATGCCGGCCCAGGACTTCAAGCGCGTCGGCGACGGCGACGCCGGGCCGAACACCGGCGGCATGGGCGCCTACACGCCGCTGCCGTGGGCGCCCGACGGGCTGGTCGACCGGGTCATGGCCGAGGTGGTCACCCCGACGCTGGCCGAGATGCGCAAGCGCGGCACGCCGTTCTCCGGCCTGCTCTACGTCGGGCTGGCGATCACCGAGGCCGGCCCGCGGGTGATCGAGTTCAACGCGCGCTTCGGCGACCCGGAGACCCAGGTCGTGCTGGCCATGCTGACCACGCCGCTGGCCGGTCTGCTGCACGCGGCCGCGACCGGCGAGCTGGCCGCACACCCGCCGCTGACCTGGCGGGACGGCGCCGCGGTGACCGTGGTGGTGGCGTCCGAGGGCTACCCGGAGGCGCCGCGGACCGGTGGCGTGCTGACCGGCGCGGAACGGCCCGGCGTGATCCACGCGGGCACGAAGCGGCGCGACGACGGCGCGCTGGTCTCGTCCGGCGGCCGGGTGGTCTGCGCGACCGCCACCGGCGCGGACCTCACCGCCGCCCGGACCGCCGCATACGCGCTGGTGGAGGGCATCGAGCTGGCCGGTTCGCACCACCGGACCGACATCGCATTGGCTGCTGCGGAAAGGCGCGTAACGGTCTGA